ATACTTTTTCATCTGAATTGTTGCGAAAAGTAAGTCACTCAGATACTTATAATGGAATGAATTCTGATCAGGTATTTTTGTCGATGACACAAAGCGCACAATTATGGATTGAAATTCCATTGATTTATATTAAGCCTGGAAATGATAGTATTCGTCACATAATAGGTGTTGATGTTAAAGATGCATATGCTCCTTTTATTTCTTTCTTTGATGAAAAAGGGAATTATAAATTAGCTAAATATTTAGATGAAGCCTATAAAGCTGGAAATCCAGATCAATTTGAAAAAGATTTTGTAGAAACTGATAAGAAAGTAAACTTAATGGAATCGGCGTTGAGCGGAAGTATTTTAAGAATTTTTCCAATTCCAAATGATCCAGGAAATAAATGGATTTCTTATTTAGAACTTGAACACGCTGGTTTAAAGGGAATGGATTCTACGTATACCAAAAGTATTTTACCACTTTATTTTGGGACTTTAGGACACGCTATTCAAACAAAAAACTATAAAACTGCCGATGAATTATTAGGAAGTATTGACGGTTTTCAAAAGAAATTCGGTAGCAAAGTAAGACCAACTGAAGATAAAATTGACTTAGAAATCGCTTATAACAAATATGATTTACTTCAGAAATTACCATTTGCGTATCTATTTGCTGCGATTTTGATGTTAGCTTTTACGATTCTTCAAATTTTTAAAGATTCTAAAGTAATGCGAATTTTGGTTAACTCGATGCATGTTATCATTGCAATATTATTCTTTTTGCATACCATTACATTAGGAGCTCGTTGGTATATTTCTGGGCACGCACCTTGGAGTAATGCTTATGAAGCTATTGTTTATGTGGCTTGGGCGACAATGTTTTTTGGGTTAGCCTTTGATATTAAATCAAAATTAACAGTAGCTTCGGCAGCGTTTGTGACAGCAATGATACTTGCGGCGGCTTATGCTAATTGGATTGACCCAGAGATAGCTAATTTGCAACCTGTTCTAAATTCGTATTGGTTAATGATTCACGTAGCTGTTATTGTGGCTAGTTATGGACCATTTGCTTTGGGAATGATATTAGGTTTTGTGTCACTTCTTTTGATCTTTTTTACTAATGAAAAGAATAAAGCAAAAATGTCTCTAAATATCAAAGAGATCACGTATATCAACGAAATGTCTTTGACAGTTGGTTTAGTTATGTTGACTATTGGAAATTTTCTTGGTGGGCAATGGGCTAATGAAAGCTGGGGACGTTACTGGGGATGGGATCCAAAGGAAACCTGGGCTTTAATCAGTATTATGGTCTATGCTTTTGTAATTCATGCACGTTTTGTTCCTGCAATGAGAGGAAAATGGATTTTCAACCTGATGAGTATGTTTGCCTTTATTTCGATTTTATTTACCTATTATGGTGTGAATTTCCACTTAGTTGGATTGCATTCATATGCTAGTGGTGAAGCACATTCATTAAGTTGGATTTGGTATTCATTAGGAACTATTTCAGTAATTGGAGCTTTGACATACCCAAAATATAGAAAGTTTTATAAAAAATAATTTCTAGAATATAATGGAATATAAAAAAGGGGTAATCTTTCGATTAGCCCTTTTTTATTTTAAGATGCATTTTAATTGTAGAAAATAGTAATCAAAAAAAACTTACAATTTGTCATTAAGATGTCTTTTAGTCGGTAAAAAATGTTTTTATTGGTTTTTGGCATGGTATTTGAAAAAGTGTATTTTAAATAATATTATTAGGCTATAAATCTTTGAAAGTTAGTACGTTATTTTCATGATTTGTTTACAATAGTTAGTTAAAAAGGTAGGCCCTTATAAAATTATTGGTTTTTTATTTTGTCAAAGATGCTCCACATGGAGCATCTTTTTTTTTTTTTTGATGATATCTGTTTTGGCTATTTTGAAACAATGCTAGCACCGTTTATTTGTATAAGGCATTGTTTATTAGGTTTTAATATTTTTTAAAGAAGTGTTTTTTGTATTATATAATATAAAACTTACTTTATTTAAAATAAAATGTATTTCATCGATAATATATTCATTTTAAGGATGTTGATTGTTTTTACTTGTATATTAGCATATCTATTCAAAAAAGGATAATTTTTATTGATTTGTAATTTTTTAGATTTAGTAGGTTAGGTTTAGGACAATAAATTACATGGGGGAATCTGATAAAAATTATCAATTAAAGAGGTTTTCTTTAGAGCCTCTTTTTTTGTTCCATAGTTTTGCTTCTTAATTATTCTAGAGACAAATTTTTTAAAATCAATATATTTTATGTAAGGCTGAGTCAAATTTAATTTGGTGCAAAAATAAAATAGGATTGAAATAATTCTGCTAATATTTTTTGGAGTTGAACTTTCAGTTTTAATTAACATTTGTTTCGTTAAAATTGTTTCTGATAACACAGATATTTGCTTAAATTTATATCAAAAAATAAACCATGAAAAATATAGTAGTCGCTATCTGCGCAATGTTTCTTTTTAATAGTCAAATTCAAGCTCAAGTGAAACAAAACATTTATCAATTTAAAGTAGAAGATTTATATGGCAAAACTTTTGATTTTGCTTCGCTGAAAGGAAAAAAAATAATGATTGTCAATACTGCTTCAAAATGTGGATTAACTCCACAATATAAAGATTTAGAAGCTTTATATAAAGAGTATTCTGCCAAAGGATTTGTAATTGTTGGTTTTCCTGCCAATAATTTTGCTTCTCAAGAGCCTGGAACGAAAGAAGAAATTGCCAGTTTTTGTCAATTAAATTATGGTGTTACTTTCCCTATGATGGATAAAGTTTCTGTGAAAGGTGCTGATATGTGTGCTGTCTATCAATTTTTGACTCAGAAATCAAAGAATGGATTGCAAGATTCAGAAGTTCAATGGAATTTTCAAAAGTATCTTATTAATGAAAAAGGAGAATTGGAAAAAGTTATTTCTCCAAAAACTTTACCAACAGACCCTGAAGTCATAAATTGGGTTAAAGGATAGTTTTTTTATTCATTCGGTTATATTATTTTAAAAGAGTTTGCTTGTCAAACTCTTTTTTGTATTACACTTTCAACGTGTTTGCTTTATTTCTCACAATGACTTTGATTATATAAATGCGACACTATTGTTTGTGCTTGCAAAAAAAGTGTAGTTTCTTTTGAAATAAAAAAAGGCTCAGCAATTTGCTGAACCTTTATAATAATAGTGTATGTTTTAATTTAAACCTTCCCTAAGGTATATAATTGCTCCATTGTTGGTGTTGGGCTTCCACCTTCTGGTTCTAAGGTTATTCCGAATGCTTCCGCATAACCAGTATCACTAACTTCAAATAGTTTTTGGTCATTACTATCGAAGTCTTTTAATAAACCAATGCTTGTAGGTGTCAAAACAGGAACTAATTTTAATGCCCAAACTTGGTAAACCATTCCTTTTGGAGGTTTTGGTAAACCTGAAGCGTCAACATAAACTACTTTTGTTTTTTTGTTCCAATATATTTTAGCAGATGAAGTAGGGGAAACTGCTTGTCCTCCCAAACTTACTACTGTATTTTTTGGATCACGAACTACTGCTAAACTAGTTTCGATAGTTTTGTTTTTTAAGGCTAATGAATCGATGGCTTTAACCAAATTATTTTTTTCAGAACTGATTACCACAACTTTATTATTGGTCTCATTGAGTTGCTGGTATTGATATCCAATTCCTAATAATAAAATGACAGCTGCCGCCCAACCTACATAAGTATATCTTGATGTGGCTGGCTTCATTTCAATGACTTTCCCGTGTTTCAATTCTAATTTAGCTTTAATTTTTTCATAATTAGCAACCGAATGAAAAGGCGAAAAAGTAGATGATAAAGCAACAATGGCTTTTTCTATCGATATTATTTCATCGTCTATTTCGCTATGTTCCTTTGCCAAAGCTGCAACTTCAATGTTTTCTGTTTCACTGAGTAAACCATAAACATACAGTTCTAAAATTCCGGAGTCGATATATTGTTTTGTATCCATTATAATTTTAAATAAAGTCGTAAATCGTTAATACAATTCCTGTTTTGCGTTTTTACAGTTCCTAAGGGAATGGCCAATTCCTCCGAAGCTTCCTGTTGTGTGTATCCTTTAAAGAATAACAAATCGATAATTTGAATGCATTTGGGTTTTAGTTTTTTTACAAATTCTTGAATTCCTATTGCATCAATTAGATGCGATAGCTTGTTGCTGTCGTCTAATAGATGTACGAAATTATCGGAGGAAAGGTTTTTTTGACTGTTATTAAAATTTTTAGACCTTAGTTTATCGATTGAAGTATTTCTAGCAATATTAAGAATCCAGGTGTAAAAACGTCCTTTGCTTTCGTGATAAGAATCAATGTTTTTCCAAATTTTTACAAAAACTTCTTGTAGAACATCTTCAGCTTCTTCTCGATTTTTCACTAATGTATTGATAACCGCAAACAAACTTTTAGAATACATATCGTATAAATGGGTAAAAGCTTTTTCGTCCTTCTTATAAATTAAAACTAATAATTCGTCTTGGGTCATAATGATGTGGATTAGTGTCTTAGTCTTACAAACTTATACAATTCCTTTTAATTACTAACATTTTTAATAATTATTGAAAATAAAAGAATTGTTTTATTTAAAATTAAAATTATTTTTCATTTTAAAATACTGATTTGTAGTATTTTGTAATATTTTTTTATTTTTTTTAAAACCAAAAGCAATCCGATTACGTAAATGCTTTTATAACTTTTTAAATTATAATATGATGAAAAAATAAAATTGGCATTAGGACTTTCATTAATTAGCAATTAAAGATTAGTTCTAATTTTAATATAACATATAACAAATTTTTTAAAAATAAAGTTTTGGCTGGTGTATGATGTAATTAATGTAGGATTGTAATTGATTTTTTATGATTGAACTAAAAATCCAACCCCCCAATTGATTTTAGGGCATATCTGTTTAAATGATGTATCACTCGCAAATTAATTACCATACTTAGCCATGGCTGGTAAGTTTTTTTTAAAATAATTTGGGAATAGTTTTAATTGTCTAGTGTTCTTATAATCAGATCATAATATAAAAAAATATAGATGTGTTCGGACACCCAATAGAAAATGCATATGTTCTAAATACCACAACAGAGACTTATGTTTATACTAATTAGTTGGGTGTCTTTGACATCGAAAAAAAACATAATGGATGATAATTTTGTAAAAACAAGTGATTTGATATGTAAAAAGTACTGTTTACTGTTGCCAATTGTAACTTGAATTATATTTATAAAAAAGGTGTTTTGTCTTTAGATCCAAAATTTATTTAATTTCAAATGAAATGAAACCCAATTTGACACCAAATCCAGAATATAAAATAAACGTGTATCAGTTGAATAAATTTATTTTACGCCAGGAAACCCTTTTACCTCAAACAAATAATTGCCTACTAATATCTAAATTTTAAAATTTATTTTGTTTGTTAAGGAGTCTGTTGTTACTTGCAACAGGCTCCTTTTTGTGTTTTCAAATTAAAGAAGCAATCAGCTTGCATTATCCTTAAAGACTATTTAAGATTCGTCTTTGGTTGTACGCACCAAGCTTATACCTGAAGTAAAAAAAACAATTCCTAAGATTCCATAAATAATTAATGATTTAATATCTCGTGTTTGTCCTGATGTATCTGTAAATATTACTGCCGCATAAATAAGTCCCACTATACCAAGAATAGTAAGTAATGCTCCGAAAAATCTCTTTAGGTTCATAATGTTTTTGTTTTAAGATTACATACAAATGTATTGGCATGTTAGCTTAAATATGTTACATATTTACTGTCGAAACTTATAATATTTGAGCTTATTTACTTTTCTTGTGCAATAACTTCCTTTACTGTGGCTTCGTAATTCCGAATGCTTTTAGATTTTTTGATATTTTTATGGACTTTATGAGGATTTGAAAATATAACCGAAAAATACTCCCATAAGTGGTGCATTTTTAATAAAATATGAGTTTGTCCCGATAAAGATTCGCTGTATCCTTCATATAAAGTGTCGTGAAAGGCGCTAAATAATTCCATTTTGTTTTTGGGATATTCAGTAGTGTTATTTTTTATCATACTTGGTAGAAAAGGGTTGGCGATTAAACCTCTTCCAATCATCCAATGGTCAATTGACGGAAAACGCTGCTGCATTTCATGAAATTTAGCCACCGAAGTAATATCACCATTATAATATAATTTGTGTTTCGTGTTGTCTATGCATTGTTGGAACGCATCTAGATGAACGCCACCTTTGTACAATTGTTTGCCAATGCGGGCGTGTATGGCAATGTTTTTTATTGGATAGGTATCTAAAATGGGTAAAACATCTAGAATCTCTTCGGTTGTATCATATCCCAAACGCATTTTCATGGAAACAATAATATCTGTTTCAGAATGTGCTCTATCCAGTATATGATTGATTTTTTCGGTATTACTAATAAGTCCTGAACCCATTCCGGATTTCGTAACCATTGGATACGGGCAACCTAAATTCCAGTTCAATTCTTTATATCCTAATTCTCTAACATATTTGGCAACAAATAAAAACTCATCAGCATCATTGGTTATAACTTGCGGAATTACTTCTAAACTGGAATTATTCTCAGGTAATAAATCACGTTCGTAAGATGATTTTATGACTAGTTTTCCGTTCAAACGGATGTAAGGAGCGTAAAAAGTGTCTATCCCTCCAAAATATTTGTTTTGAGCATTTCTAAAACGAAAGTCAGTAAATCCTTGTAGGGGAGAAGAGAGCAAAGTGAAATCCATAGTATTTGTAAAAGTGCAAAGATACTACAAAGTTATAAGTCGAAAGTTTATAAAGTCATAAAGTCGAAAGTCAAATTGGTTAAAACAAGACTTGATAACTTTTGACTTTTACTTCTCCAAAATCAATTGCATAAAAACGGAGTGTAACCATCGGTCAAATTTATACCCTGATTCTTTTATAATTCCAACCGTTTTGAAGCCGAATTTTTCATGAAAATCGACACTGCTTTGATTTTCTTCATCGATTACAGCGATCATTGTATGAAGGTTTTGTTTTTTTGCTATTTGGATTAATTCAGCTAGTAAAATTTTTCCAATTCCTTTTCCTTGATAATCGTTACTTACATAAACCGAATGTTCTACAGTAAATTTATAAGCCTCTTTAAACCGAAATTCACCATACATACCAAAACCTGCTACTTTGCCTTCGCATACTGCAACGATGACAGGGAAGTTTTTATTGATTTTGTCATCTAATAATACCTTTTGCTGATCATAAGTTCTAATATTATAATCGTATAAGGCTGTTGAGTTTAGGATATTATAATTTATAATATCTAATATGGCTTGTGTGTCTTCGGTTTTATAAGGACGTAAGGTGATTTCCATTTGAAAATTTTTTGTTTTCAAATTTAAGAAAACTATTTAAGAATACTTAAAAACCCTTGTAACTTAGTATCTTTGTTTCTTTGAAAATTATACAATGACGTACCCCAAAATACCTTTAGCACAAAGCATTCTTCAAATTTTTTTAGCCAAAGAAATCACCAACATTATCATATCTCCTGGTTCAAGAAACGCACCCTTAACAATAGGTTTTGCAAGTAATCCAGCTTTTCAATGTTATAGCATAGCTGATGAGCGTGTAGCTGCCTTTTTTGCTTTGGGAATCGCTCAGCAAACCCGAAAACCAACTGTACTTGTTTGTACTTCAGGTTCGGCTTTGTTAAATTATTATCCAGCACTTGCAGAAGCTTTTTACAGCGAGATTCCACTGATTGTTATTTCGGCAGACAGGCCTCAAAGTAAGATTGATATTGGTGACGGACAAACCATTCGTCAGCAAAATGTTTTTGAAAATCATTCTTTGTACAATGCCAATTTAACTGAGGAAGTATCTAAAGAAAATGATAGAAAAATCAATGAAGCAATTAATATGGCAATCGATAAAAAGGGACCGGTTCATATTAATGCGCCTTTTGAAGAGCCTTTGTATGAAACGGTTTCCGAGTCAAGTGTGAATAGTGAAATTTTTGCTTCCGCAAAAGAGCTACAGACAATCGATACTGCAACGTTACTGGAAAGCGCGAGTCTTTGGAACATAGCTACTCGGAAATTGATTCTTGTTGGGGTAAATGAACCCAATACAATTGATTCAGAAATTATTGAAGCTTTTGCAAATGATAAATCGGTGGTTGTAATGACCGAGACAACTTCAAATTTGCATCATCCAAGCTTTATAAATAGTATTGATACGGTTATAACTCCTTTTGCTGCAGAAGATTTTGAGGCATTTCAACCAGAAATTCTAGTTACTTTTGGTGGAATGGTAGTTTCCAAACGTATAAAAGCTTTCTTAAGAAAATACAACCCCAAACAGCATTGGCATATTGATACTTTGAGAGCTTATGACACTTTTGGTTGTTTGACGAAACACTTTGAATTAAATCCTAATACTTTTTTCAACTCCTTTTTGCCATTAAGAGCAAAAATTGAAAGTGATTATTTCAGTAAAATGGATGCGATTAGAATGTTGCGTAACGAGAAACACGAAATCTATTTGTCTAAAATTCCTTTTACAGATTTGAAGGTTTTTGAAAAAGTAATTCAGAGTTTGCCAAAGAATAGTCAATTGCAAATTAGCAATAGTTCAGCCATTAGATATGCTCAATTAATTCCTATTGATAGTTCAATTGAAGTGTATTGTAATAGGGGAACGAGCGGGATTGACGGAAGTACTTCGACAGCTATTGGTGCTGCGGTAGGAAATAACAATCCAACAGTTTTTATTACTGGAGATATTGGATTTTTATATGATAGCAATGCGCTTTGGAACAATTATATTCCTAAAAATTTCAAAATTATTTTAATTAATAACGGAGGAGGAGGTATTTTTAGAATTTTACCAGGGCATGAAGAAACTCCTGTTTTTAATACTTACTTTGAAACATCACATAAATTAACCGCAGAACATTTATCTAAAATGTATGGTTTGAATTATTTGGTAGCAAATGATGAAGCTAGTCTAATAAGTGAGTTGAATTCATTGTATGAACAAAATGACAAACCAACTATTCTGGAAGTTTTCACTCCTACCTTAGATAACAATGCAGTTTTATTGCAGTATTTTAAAGAGTTGGTTTAGGAAAACTAAATAGATTAAAATCCAAAAAAAGCGCCTGAGTTGGCGCTTCTTGCATTTTATATTTATCGAATTGGCTTTGGGAAAACAGCCAAACTTGGGTGCCCTAATTTATCGATTGCTTGAACTGCAAAAAAATAATTGTCTTTAGAGTAGGGTATTTGAGCCTGAGTATCTGTAACGAAAATGGCTTTTTGCCATTGTGATTCAGACGTACTTCTAATTAAAATTTGGTAGCCAAAAGGAGTTTTTCCTTCAGGAGCATTCCAAACCAGTTTAGAAAAATTTGTTAACTCTTTGACTTCAATACCTACATTTTTAGGCACTTTAGGTGACCAGGCCAAATTAGCTAAACTGGCTAAATTTGAGGCAGTTGTTTTTCTTAAATAATCGAAATCCATAAATTCAGGTAAATCACCATATTTTATACCATTTTCAGTTCTTAAATCTTGGTGTTGATGATCATAGTTTTCGTTCATTTCACACATACGTATTGCGGTAAATCCATTTTGACTAAATGGAGTGTGGTCTCCTCCACGCAAAAATCGATCGTTTCTGTATACTAATTCTACTTCTAGTTGAGGAACATATTGTTCCGTAGTAGTTTTTATATAGCGAGCTAATTGTCTTGAAGGACTATCATTATCACTATTTGTTGCTTTACGCATTTTAGCTTCATCTTCAGTTTCTAAATAAGGAATAGTTTCACTAAACACACGAACTTTTGTGTTATCACTCAACCGTGTACCATTTGATAAACTATTACCTATCATGTCATTATTAAACATAGCTAAAATATTCCATTGTTCTGTTTTGGCAGTGTCAGCGAGATGTTTTGCGCCATATAGTCCTTGTTCTTCACCAGTTACGGCAACAAATACAATAGTACAAGGGTAAGAACGTTTGCTGATAATCTTAGCAAGTTCCATCATAGCGGCTACTCCAGATCCGTCATCATTTGCTCCTGGAGCATCTGCCGTAATATTCATAACATCAGAAACACGAGAATCTAAATGTCCGCTAACGATTAGTATTCTGTTATCTTGTGGATCGTTTCCTTTTAATGTTGCCATTACATTTCCTAACTGACTGTCAACTGTTATTCTTTTTCCATCCGCTTTTACAGTGAAATAATCAATTTTTGACGTAAGTCGTCCATTTGATTCTAATGCATACTTGTCAAATTCTGATTTTATCCAAGCTTGAGCTGCACCTATACCGCGAGTTTTACTTTTGGTGTCACTTAAAGTATGTCTGGTGCCAAAAGAAACAAGTTTTTTAACGGTATTTTCTAAGTTTGTAGCTTTAATTTCAGTGACCATCTTGTTTATTTCAGGATCATTTAAAACGGTTTGAGAAGATAGAATAGAAGAAAAAAGGGTTAAAGGGATTAAGTAAATAATAGTTTTTAGTTTCATTTTTTATTATTTTGATGCTTTTTGGTTTTGAGCCAACTTTTCTAGAAGTTTATACTTCTAAATTAGATGATACTATTTTTTATTATAGTTTTTTAAAGTATTAACTTAATTTAATGGTTTCGATATTACTATTTATTTAAAAATTTTGAAAAGAAACCTTTTGATTTTGGCTTTTCATTATCAGTTGTTATTGCTGCTTTTTCTACTTCGTTTTGGATATTAGAAACTCGTAGTGTTCTAAAATTTTCTAGTTTTTTATTTAATTCATGTTTTAACAATTCGGTTTCTCTAGTGTTTTTCATATACATATTTTTTTTATAAAAATACTTTTTTTTTGTGATTTTTTTTTGTTTTTGTAATAAAAAAAAACTTAATTTTATGAAAAATATATGTATTTTTATACAAAACAATAATTTAAATGGATTTAAATCAATTAGAAAAAACAGGCTTAGAAGCTGCTTTAGTGTTTGATAAAAATGGTGATGTTGTTGATTCTTTAAATATAGAGAATTCTATAAATATAGCTGCAATGTCCAATGTTATTTTTACAATGTGTAAAGAGATGTTGGAAGATATGAAATTTAATGATTTGAAACAAATCGTACTAAAAACGGATTCAGGGTTATTAGTTGGAAATAAATTAAGTGATGATTTATTTTTAATTACAACTACGAATGATATTTCTAAATTAGGATTGCTTCTTAAAGTAATAGATAATTTAGTTCTTAAATTGTAACCTATTTAATATATATACTATGTCAGACTTTTTAAAACAATTCGGAGAAAATTTAAAAGAGAATATGCCTGGTTTTATTGCTGTTGCAATTGCTGAAATCAAGAGCGGGATTTCTTATTATTCATTAACAACCGTAGATTCTTTTGATCCAGAATTAGCATCAGCTTTTAATTTGGAAGTTGTAAAATCAAAAATGAATGTTATTGCCTCTTTGGGATTAAAAGAGAAAATAGATGACATTATTTTTACTCTTACTACGCAAATTCATATTGTGGATGTTTCAGATAATGGAGAGTATTTAATTTATTTGGCGGTAGATTCTTCAAAAGGGAATATTGGTATGACTAAGGCGATGCTTAATCGCTATAAAAAAGATATTGATAATAAAATTTAATTTATTATGCTGTAATAATACATTAAAAAGAAAGTTGATTTAAAATAAATAAATCATATTCTAATCGTCATTAAATAATAAAACATTTTAATTTAGAGAATATTTAATTCTCTATTAAGAGAAGACCTTAAGCATTTATGTTTAAGGTTTTTTTTTTTTAATATTTTGAATTGTGATGTTAGTAAGTATTTTGAATTGAAATACTCATATTTATTTAAAATTAAAGATTTCAATATTGCTGTAAAAGGAAATTATTAAAAATGGTATTGGGGTATCTAAATGAACAAATGTAATATTGAGGGCAAAAAAAAACACTTATAAAAAATATAAGTGTTAAATACTATTATGGATTATGTTGGACTAAGCTAAAAGGAATTAATTTTCAGCTTCAAATTTTATATTAAAGAATAATAGAAACTATTAAAGTTGCGAAAAATTAGGAAGCCTCTTTTTGAGAAAAAAGAGATTTTTTAATTTTGAGTTCAATGTTTTCTCTTTCTTCCTTTAGCATTATTGATAACCAATAGCATAAAACTAAAGCGGTAGAGCCAAGTGTCCCCATAAAAATCCAGTTTGCTTGATAGGAGTAAGCTTGAATGATTCCCATACTCGTTTTTGCACTTAAGATATGAGCAAAACTATAGCTCATTGTGAATACTGCTATATATCTTCCTTTTAGATCCATGTGTACTCTGCTCATTGCAAATGAATTAGCAAAAGGAAAGGTTAGCATAACACCGATAGACATTAAGCATACCATGACAATCAAAATACCATTCCAATCACTAACAAGCATTAGTAATAAGCTTATAGACATACAAAGAATTCCTAAAGAAATTATCTTAATTCTGTCTATGTTTTTCTCTTCAATATATCTTACTAGCGGAAGTTCAAAAAGAATTATAATTAAACCGCTTAAACTCAGTAATAAACCAGTTTCAAATTCAGTAAAATTAAATTGCTCTTTATGGTATAAAGGAAGTGTTGTAAACATTTGAAAAAATAAAATACCTGTTATCATTGTAATAAGCAAATGCAATAAAAAGGGTTTGTCATTAAGAATAATTTTATTTGAATTAATATCGCTTTTTATTTTCTTAAGTTTAAAAGGTAACTTTTTTTCTTTTACCAGTATGCTAAAAATTAAAATGGCAAGTATACAGGTTAAGCCATCAACCCAGAATAATCCACTATAGCCAACTTTCATAATTATTAATCCGCCTAAAACTGGTCCTATTAGAAAACCAGAGTTTATAGCAATCCTAGTTAATGTTAATGCACGTGTTCTAGTTTCTTTATTTCCATAAGTGTCTAAGGCTAATAGCATTGCTGGTCGATACATGTCGGCAATTGAAGTTAGAATTAAGATTCCAACACAAAGGCTTACAAATGAGGTCAAAAATTGTAAAACAATAAAAACGATACCGCTCATGAATAAACTAAAAATCATCACTTTGTAAAATCCTATTTTATCTGAAATTTTACCACTTAAATAAGAGCCAATTATAGAGCCAACTCCAAAGAAAACCATTATCCATCCAATTTGATTGTAAGAAAAGGATAGGTCATCCTTCATGTATTTGGAAAGAAAAGGGATTACCATAGTTCCTGCACGATTGAGGAAAGTAATAAAAGTAAGAATCCAAATTTCTCTGCTAAATCCTTTAAAATTAGATAAGTAGTTTTTAACCATGTTTTTTTTTTTAATTATTATATAGATTTGGGTTTGGGAGCAAAAGTGATTATTAAAAATATTACGTTATTTAATGATTTTTTTTTCACAACTATAAAATCTATTTTAATTTTCTAAAACAAATTTTAAGAAAATAAATATCGCGAATATTTTAGAATTATTATCAAAGTAATTAGACTATTTTTTTGTGAGGTCATAGATTTTTGTGCTTTTTTATAATTCGTAAACATACTAATTTGAATAATTAAATACTTACAAATTTT
The Flavobacterium sp. 5 DNA segment above includes these coding regions:
- a CDS encoding glutathione peroxidase yields the protein MKNIVVAICAMFLFNSQIQAQVKQNIYQFKVEDLYGKTFDFASLKGKKIMIVNTASKCGLTPQYKDLEALYKEYSAKGFVIVGFPANNFASQEPGTKEEIASFCQLNYGVTFPMMDKVSVKGADMCAVYQFLTQKSKNGLQDSEVQWNFQKYLINEKGELEKVISPKTLPTDPEVINWVKG
- a CDS encoding anti-sigma factor domain-containing protein, encoding MDTKQYIDSGILELYVYGLLSETENIEVAALAKEHSEIDDEIISIEKAIVALSSTFSPFHSVANYEKIKAKLELKHGKVIEMKPATSRYTYVGWAAAVILLLGIGYQYQQLNETNNKVVVISSEKNNLVKAIDSLALKNKTIETSLAVVRDPKNTVVSLGGQAVSPTSSAKIYWNKKTKVVYVDASGLPKPPKGMVYQVWALKLVPVLTPTSIGLLKDFDSNDQKLFEVSDTGYAEAFGITLEPEGGSPTPTMEQLYTLGKV
- a CDS encoding RNA polymerase sigma factor, which encodes MTQDELLVLIYKKDEKAFTHLYDMYSKSLFAVINTLVKNREEAEDVLQEVFVKIWKNIDSYHESKGRFYTWILNIARNTSIDKLRSKNFNNSQKNLSSDNFVHLLDDSNKLSHLIDAIGIQEFVKKLKPKCIQIIDLLFFKGYTQQEASEELAIPLGTVKTQNRNCINDLRLYLKL
- a CDS encoding tRNA-dihydrouridine synthase, whose protein sequence is MDFTLLSSPLQGFTDFRFRNAQNKYFGGIDTFYAPYIRLNGKLVIKSSYERDLLPENNSSLEVIPQVITNDADEFLFVAKYVRELGYKELNWNLGCPYPMVTKSGMGSGLISNTEKINHILDRAHSETDIIVSMKMRLGYDTTEEILDVLPILDTYPIKNIAIHARIGKQLYKGGVHLDAFQQCIDNTKHKLYYNGDITSVAKFHEMQQRFPSIDHWMIGRGLIANPFLPSMIKNNTTEYPKNKMELFSAFHDTLYEGYSESLSGQTHILLKMHHLWEYFSVIFSNPHKVHKNIKKSKSIRNYEATVKEVIAQEK
- a CDS encoding GNAT family N-acetyltransferase, with amino-acid sequence MEITLRPYKTEDTQAILDIINYNILNSTALYDYNIRTYDQQKVLLDDKINKNFPVIVAVCEGKVAGFGMYGEFRFKEAYKFTVEHSVYVSNDYQGKGIGKILLAELIQIAKKQNLHTMIAVIDEENQSSVDFHEKFGFKTVGIIKESGYKFDRWLHSVFMQLILEK
- the menD gene encoding 2-succinyl-5-enolpyruvyl-6-hydroxy-3-cyclohexene-1-carboxylic-acid synthase, producing the protein MTYPKIPLAQSILQIFLAKEITNIIISPGSRNAPLTIGFASNPAFQCYSIADERVAAFFALGIAQQTRKPTVLVCTSGSALLNYYPALAEAFYSEIPLIVISADRPQSKIDIGDGQTIRQQNVFENHSLYNANLTEEVSKENDRKINEAINMAIDKKGPVHINAPFEEPLYETVSESSVNSEIFASAKELQTIDTATLLESASLWNIATRKLILVGVNEPNTIDSEIIEAFANDKSVVVMTETTSNLHHPSFINSIDTVITPFAAEDFEAFQPEILVTFGGMVVSKRIKAFLRKYNPKQHWHIDTLRAYDTFGCLTKHFELNPNTFFNSFLPLRAKIESDYFSKMDAIRMLRNEKHEIYLSKIPFTDLKVFEKVIQSLPKNSQLQISNSSAIRYAQLIPIDSSIEVYCNRGTSGIDGSTSTAIGAAVGNNNPTVFITGDIGFLYDSNALWNNYIPKNFKIILINNGGGGIFRILPGHEETPVFNTYFETSHKLTAEHLSKMYGLNYLVANDEASLISELNSLYEQNDKPTILEVFTPTLDNNAVLLQYFKELV